In Aricia agestis chromosome 21, ilAriAges1.1, whole genome shotgun sequence, the sequence tctactagaaatatgcatttgttcaatgaaatgtatattgttttaaagttaatatgaaatgaataaaattaaaatagacaGGTAGTCTATTTTAATTTATCATGAACTAGCTTTTGCCtccgactccgtccgcgtggacttcagcttaTAGCGTGCGGTAGTTCCCGTTGAACCATGTAGGCTACCACGACAGAAGTGCTTCCGCGGTACGCTTACTTCAAACTTCAATTCTACactttacagacagacagacacgtcacacATAAAATGCCCCTATTTTTGCGTAGGGGGTTAAAAACTGGGGAGTGGGGTCGAAGTCCAACATCAACTCAAAACGCAAAAAGAATCTTCACCACCTCTTATAGTAACACGTTTAAGTAAGCACTtgtgcgatgtaggagacggcacggcgccatctattatgaattttaggaacctttttttccagttaaaaagtagcatatgtcctttctcaggctttagacttatctgtgtacaaaatttcattacaatcggttcggtagttttggcgtgaaagccaGACAgacagcatttataatatcagtataggttgtatttatcattttattcTTATATTTTCAGACACGCAACCAAAACgcaaaaaaatctataaaaaatatgatgaagaTGTTATAGAAGAAGCCCTTAAAGAAtataaggaaaataaaaattcatttaaaGTTATTGCAGATAAACACAATATACCCAAAACAGTGTTACATAGGCACTACACAAGATATACGAAAAAGCAAGGTGGTCAAACTGCGCTTAGCCAAGAAACAGAAAAATATATCACTAAATACTTGAATATATGCTCTGAATGGGGATATCCACTTGACGCTTATGATGTACGTCTTCTAGTAAAAGATTATTTAGACAGAATAGGAATTACAGTAAAAAAATTCAGAGACAATATGCCCGGGCCAAATTATCTTACAGGTTTTTTATCGAGGAATCAACAAGATATATCTCTACGATTGAGTGAAAATTTTAATCGTGTACGAGCAGCCGTATCCCCTGAAATAATAAACCAATATTTCGATGAATTAGGATTATCATTAGATGGCGTACCATTGTGCAACTTAGTTAACTATGACGAAACTAATTTGAGTGAAGACCCCGGAAGAAGAAAAATTATCTGCAAAAGAGGCGCGAAATATCCAGAGAGAATGATGAACCACGGTAAGGGATATATTTCACTGATGTTAGCAGCAGCTGCCGACGGGACGCTACTGCCACCTTACGTGGTGTATAAATCGCAGCATCTATATGATACATGGACTACAGGTGGCCCTGAAGGCTGTAGATACAACAGGACCGTCTCGGGTTGGTTTGATAGACACACTTTTGAGGAATGGGTGCGAACAGTCATATACAGCTACTTTAAAGACAAAACaggaaaaaaacttttaattggtgATCATTTGTCATCTCATTTATCCATTGACCTTATTCGGGAGTGTAAGGAAAGAGACATACATTTTGCGTTTCTCCCATCTTATTCCTCACATCTGACACAGCCCTTAGATGTGGCCTTTTTCAGGCCAATGCAAATAGCCTGGAGAGATATCCTATTCCATTGGAAAAAAACAGATGGGCGAGTACAGGCTACCCTTCCGAAAGCTTTATTTCCacaacttttaaaaaaaatactccaaCGGCTTGATGTCAatgcaaaacaaaatattctatCTGGTTTTTCAAAAGCTGGTATAAGTCCATTGAACCGAAGAATTGTCTTAGATGGGCTACCAAATAACTATGAAAGAGAAGATTCCATATTCAGTATAGAAAATGTGGATGAGAcagtatctatataaataaaaataataataatattataataatttatttatttcaaattatataCCTATGTCGTAGtcatctgcggggctaaaatggtcacatttggcaattcctctcaatcaattcagcaaatgaattgtcaaaactgtcaaactgacaaatgtcaaattagtacaaaaatacagaaatgaattgcaagcagagttgcattttgcgactttagaaaaatgaatcatattatgattcatatcatgattcttcaaagcgaccattttagccccgctggtttaatctgcgattcgattgaatgactagcgttTTCATAGAATAataccattcaattgaatgactaaaCAACTCGTCAAGACGTGGACGTGACGTTTAACGTTTTGACTAAAAGTCATATAGTGAAGTTGTTTTCACAGAGCAAAGTCTTTCAagacactctgacattggcaactcactgagtcgGCCATTTGTAAAGCAGTAGTGAAGTTGTTAAATAGgatgctatatattttttaagtagccGTTGACGGGGTAGTAATAGGTTAATACACGctgtcatattattttgtaacaaa encodes:
- the LOC121737649 gene encoding uncharacterized protein LOC121737649 isoform X2, with protein sequence MNKNTPRSLKKLKRYSNYHFCIVKECKNTSVNSPHKLWIQLPRERKKRETWLKLVGRDQEYLSPKTLYYFCDDHFDMENDMANYLEYKLMGSIKQIRMKPKAVPSRSKFRRPDHPHKNIERNEILENTNYCIAASLYIRPRAKLMTDTEDYKTNTKHIPKKCNTFSCICGETFSCVTSMDKHRKLYKHYMVYSGMKDVTKATPAVKLKKNRKKIDRGKAIHPSKNIIYPCDIREKTQDDSRRENEYLTEAVPVRNSKEKNEIAACEFILSDVFIKQEIIDEISNNKAEDDEIAASQKDKDKIAASELIIPNVFIKQEIIEEISNKKAEDDEIAGSQLTIPPVFIEQEKEESSIKEEKDDEKVASELAIPSVYINQEIIEECLIKKEKDDEILTSELIIPPEVIKQESKDKYTQPKRKKIYKKYDEDVIEEALKEYKENKNSFKVIADKHNIPKTVLHRHYTRYTKKQGGQTALSQETEKYITKYLNICSEWGYPLDAYDVRLLVKDYLDRIGITVKKFRDNMPGPNYLTGFLSRNQQDISLRLSENFNRVRAAVSPEIINQYFDELGLSLDGVPLCNLVNYDETNLSEDPGRRKIICKRGAKYPERMMNHGKGYISLMLAAAADGTLLPPYVVYKSQHLYDTWTTGGPEGCRYNRTVSGWFDRHTFEEWVRTVIYSYFKDKTGKKLLIGDHLSSHLSIDLIRECKERDIHFAFLPSYSSHLTQPLDVAFFRPMQIAWRDILFHWKKTDGRVQATLPKALFPQLLKKILQRLDVNAKQNILSGFSKAGISPLNRRIVLDGLPNNYEREDSIFSIENVDETVSI